The following DNA comes from Gemmatimonadota bacterium.
AGATACAGTGGATCCAGCTGCAGATCGTCGATGCGCCGGTAAGCGAGCGTCTCCTCGCTTTCCTCGAACGTTCGTGTCGGCAGTTGACCGTACTCGCCCGTGTCCGTGTCGCGCTGCATGGGCATGCCTTCGTAGCGGACCTTGCCCAGCATGATGTCGTCGATGCGGTCGCGCATGGCCCGCAGGTGTTCGTCGGAACCCACCCGGCCCAGGCGCAGGTAGCCTTCCTCGGCAAACCGGGCCAGCTCGCTCATGCCGAAATTATGTATGGCCATTTGGAACCTCTGCTTTCTGTCGATAAAGGAGTTCAGCAACCGTATGACGCACGATATACTCATGTCAAGCGATATTCCGAATGCCTTTGACACAAGTTACTGTGCTATTACGCTTTACCTAAAATGGCGACGTTAGGCGGTGTGCAGATCACGCAGCTGAGGACGGAGAAGACCATGACGGAACAGGACGTTCGGAACTGGCTCGACGAATATGGCCGTGCCTGGGTCGATAGCGACCCGGACCAGGTGGTGACGCTGTTTGCCGAGACGGCTACTTATCGTGAAACGCCTTTTGATGAACCAATGAGAGGACGGCACGAAATTCGGGCTTATTGGCAGAAATACGCGGTGGAAACACACGAGGACATCGAGTTCGAATCGCAGGTCTGGGCGGTCAGGAACGATACCGCGATTGCCGGCTGGCAAGCCCGTTACACTCTGCAGGCCACCGGAGCGAGGGTCAGCCTCGACGGGACGTTCAGACTCGTGTTTTCAAGCGAAACGGGCGCTCTTCAGTGTACCATCCTCGAAGAGTGGTGGCACAGAAAAGAAATGTAATCCTGTAGATTCCGATCGCCCCTGGTTAGTCTCTACAACACCCCGGCCACGCGGAAGAAGTTCTCCAGGATCTTCCGGCCGTGGGGATAGACATCGACGTAGTATTCCGGGTGGAACTGCGTGCCGTACAGGGGCCGCTCCCGGTGTTTGATCGCCTGGATCCGGCAGTTTTCGTTCGAGGCGATGAGGTCGAAATCCGGGGGCACGGTCTTCATCTCCGCGTAGTGCGACTGCCGGACGACCACCGGGTCGGGCAGCTCGTCGAACAACGGATCGGCCTTCAACGGACGCACCGGGTAGAAACCCTCTTCGCAAAAATAGCCGAGCGCATCGGGATTGGGATCGAGCACGTCGGGTTCGCCGGGCCGCAGCGGCCGCATCATCTCGTCTTCGAGTTTCGTCAGGTTGCGAAAGCCGTCGTTGAACATGAACCCCATGAGCTGGTGGCTGGCGCACAGTCCCATGGTGGGCACGTCCGCCATCGCGTTCAGCGTATCCTCGAAGCCGTAGAACGTCTCCGGGTTGAAATGCTGGAAGAAGGTCCCGCAACCGCTGAGCAGCATGGCGCAAGGCTTCAGAGGCTCGACGATCTCCGGCGTCATCTGCTCCTGGTGCAGCATCAGGCACGGCTGCCCGGAGATTTCCTCCAGCCGCCGCTTCAGCCGGAAATCCCGACCGTCCCTGTTGTAGGATTCCAGCGTCCCGATGCGAATCCAGATGATCAAGTAGTCATCCGTCCTGTATGGAAACCACACACGCACATTTCAACGAGAGTCAACCTTCTACCCCTTGGCGTCTTCCTCTTTTGTTGACTCGAGATACCCGATCAGCCCTTCATTGACTTTAAGGAGATGTATCGGGATGAGGTAGACCGTTCTCTCCGTTCAGCCTTGAAGGTATCTTGGCAACCAATTGCCTTTTGCAAGGCGTTCCATAAAGGAGGTGCCTCGAATCTCGACACAGCCGACCAGGGCTTGTCAGGATCGCGCAACGCATCTTTTAGAGGGTGCCACGGCATGCCAATCTCCGTCATGGGGTTATTTCTTGAGAATCTTCAAAATCCGATCCAGTGTTTCCCCTGTATGGACTAACGATTCTGAGTTAGCGGATGCAATTTCACTAACAAGATCAAGTTTCTCTTTGATCCCTTCCAAGTTGGTTTTCTGGTCCGCCACGTTGGTTTTCAGGTCCGCCACGTTGGTCTCGATTCCATCCAATCGGTTGTCAATTTTGAGGATGTGATTCAATATCGAACTCGAAGTATCTTCAAGACTGGATACCCTGCGTTCCAACCTGCTCATTCGACGTTTCATATCGGGAGTATCATCTATTACAGTCATCATCTGGTTCCTTACCTATCCGGGGTGGTTGTTTCGAGGGATTCGTCACAGAACGGGAGCGACCCGTAAGTCGTCGTTTCAACTGTTGTATCCATCAAGCCACCTGGCATGGGTGACTACATGAATCCCAAAACAATCAAGTCACAACGTTGGCAGATTGTCAACGCCGATTTTGTTGGCATCTCGTCAACACTCGTGTATCCCAGCCTTCTCACCTCCTATGCCATCAGATCGGAGTTTCCAGGCCGGTTTGATCTGGGCGCCGAAGGTCCAATGATCACGGGATATCATGGTCATGTCTGACTCCTTCCAAAGTTGATCCAAATAAGCCTACCACCGTTGATCCCACGCTGATATCTTAAGAGTCGCAAATCAGGTTTCCAGTCTCGTAGATAAAACACAAATCAAAACCATCATGTGAAAAGGACCGTCATAATGATCGTCATGGCTACGAACAACGGCGACGTGGGCATCCAGCAGGCGGTGGCCGCGCTCAAGGAAGGCAAGACCGCGGTAGACGCCATCGAGATCGGCATCCGGGAGGTGGAGGTGCACCGTCCCGATCGTAGCGTCGGCCTGCACGGCTATCCGAACATCCTCGGCTATCCCCAGTTGGATGCCCTCATCATGGACGGGCGCACGCGCGACGTGGGGGCCGTAGGCGCGGTTACGGGCTACGACCACCCGATCTCGATCGCCCGCTGCGTCATGGAGAAGTTGATCCACGTCTTCCTGGTGGGTGACGGCGCGGAGCGGTTCGCCAGCGAAATGGGATTCGAGAAGAGCACCTACGTGGACCCCGAGATGCCCGAGATCTATGCGAAGCACGTGCGCGAACAGCTCGGGATCGACGACCCCGAGGAACTCCAGCACACCAAAGAACTGTGGAAGCTGAGCCACCTGGCCGTCGATCCGCAGAAGGCCGGGGGCACGACCAACTTCATCGCGCAGGACGGCAACGGCGACATCTGCGTGGGCGTCAGCACGAGCGGCTGGGGATGGAAGTACCCGGGCCGCCTGGGCGATTCGCCGGTCATCAGCGCGGGCGGATTCGCGGACAACCGTTACGGCGCCGCGGCATGCACGGGCACGGGCGAGCTGGCCATCCGGACCGGCGCGGCCCGGAACGTGGTCACCTACATGAAGATGGGCATGTCGCTCGAAGAGGCCACGGCCGAGGGGCTTCGGGACATGAACGAACTGGACTCCCAACGCGTGGGCGGCGTGCAGATCATCTCCCTGGACGCCAGCGGCGCCCACATGGCGGGAACCACGAGCGACCGGAAAGGCAGCCACGTCTACATGACGGCCGACATGGACGAGCCCGAATTTGTCGAAGGCATCTCGGTGCCGTACGAAGGCGCATAAGGGAATCCGACGAGGCTGACGACGCCGTTCGGGGCCGTTCGAGGTCGGTCAAGGCCGTTCGAGGTCGGTCAAGGCCGTTCGAGGTCGGTCGGAGCCGTTCGGGGCCGTTCGAGGTCTTCGGGCCATCCCATCGCATATAAAATAAACCCGGAGGAGCATCCCGGATGAAGCTGGAGGACGCCAAGGCCCATCTCGACGAACACGGTTACGTCGTGATCAAGGAGGCGTTGACCCCGGAGCAGGCCGGTGCCCTGCGTGATCGCTCGGCCGAGCTGGCCGCAGAAGAAAAAGCCGGAGACGGTGAACACGTCTACTTCGACGGGCACGCGCAGCGGGTGTGGAACCTGGTCAACAAGGGCCGCATCTACGAGGAGATGATCCAACTGCCCCAGGTACTTGCGCTGCAGGAACACCTGCTGGGCGACGACTGCATTCTGAGCAGCTTTACCGTCAATCTCATCGGCCCCGGCGCGCCGGCCGGCGGCCTGCACGTGGACTTTCCGCTGGGCCGTTTCCCGCAACCGCCTCCACCCTTCGCCTTCTGCGCCAACACGATCTACGTGCTCGACGACTTCACGTCGGAGAACGGGGCCACGCGGATCGTTCCGGGCAGCTACAAGCGCGAATACACCCCCGATCCGGAAAAGGAATACGACGACGTCATCCAGCTGGACGCGCGCAGGGGCGATATCGTCATCATCCACGGCGCGACCTGGCACAGCAGCGGCGCCAATCGAACCGGGGAGGAACGGATGATTCTGCTGGGGTTCTTCTGTCGCTCGTTCATGAAGCCGCAGCAAGACCAGTTCAGGCTGGCGAGCCCCGAGGTCGTCGAGCGGGCGACACCAACCTTGAAGCGCCTGCTGGGATTCGAATCGCAGTCGGGCATGCGGACGTAACCCACTGACCTGAACCCACGGACCAGGACCCGCGACCCGAACTGGCTGCCCGTCGTCCAGTTCGCAACTCCTTTTCACCTTCATCACCAAAAGAAAGAACCATCATGTCCGATGCACCATCGCCGAATATCGTCCCCAAGACCTACACCTGCTACCGTACCTGCGGCCCCATCACGATCGATGGAAAGCTGAGCGAACCTTCCTGGATCCGGGCGCCTCGCACGGACCTCTTCGTCGATATCGAGGGGGACCTCAAGCCCATCCCGCGCTTCGGCACGCGCGCCATGATGCTGTGGGACGACGAGTACTTCTACGTGGCGGCCGACATGGAAGAGCCGGACGTCTGGGGCACGCTGACCAAGCGCGATTCCATCATCTGCCACGACAACGACTTCGAGGTGTTCATCGATCCCGACGGCGACACCAACCACTACATGGAGTTCGAGATCAACCCCCTGAACGCCGTGTGGGACCTGTACCTGCCCAAGCCCTACAACAAGGGCGGGAAAGCCGACCACGACTGGGACTTCGAAGGCGTGCGCCACGCCGTCCACATCGACGGCACCGTCAACTGTTCCCACGACGTGGACCGCGGCTGGTCCACCGAAATCGCCTTCCCCTGGACCAG
Coding sequences within:
- a CDS encoding asparaginase, which encodes MIVMATNNGDVGIQQAVAALKEGKTAVDAIEIGIREVEVHRPDRSVGLHGYPNILGYPQLDALIMDGRTRDVGAVGAVTGYDHPISIARCVMEKLIHVFLVGDGAERFASEMGFEKSTYVDPEMPEIYAKHVREQLGIDDPEELQHTKELWKLSHLAVDPQKAGGTTNFIAQDGNGDICVGVSTSGWGWKYPGRLGDSPVISAGGFADNRYGAAACTGTGELAIRTGAARNVVTYMKMGMSLEEATAEGLRDMNELDSQRVGGVQIISLDASGAHMAGTTSDRKGSHVYMTADMDEPEFVEGISVPYEGA
- a CDS encoding nuclear transport factor 2 family protein, which translates into the protein MATLGGVQITQLRTEKTMTEQDVRNWLDEYGRAWVDSDPDQVVTLFAETATYRETPFDEPMRGRHEIRAYWQKYAVETHEDIEFESQVWAVRNDTAIAGWQARYTLQATGARVSLDGTFRLVFSSETGALQCTILEEWWHRKEM
- a CDS encoding carbohydrate-binding family 9-like protein, whose product is MSDAPSPNIVPKTYTCYRTCGPITIDGKLSEPSWIRAPRTDLFVDIEGDLKPIPRFGTRAMMLWDDEYFYVAADMEEPDVWGTLTKRDSIICHDNDFEVFIDPDGDTNHYMEFEINPLNAVWDLYLPKPYNKGGKADHDWDFEGVRHAVHIDGTVNCSHDVDRGWSTEIAFPWTSMSEYAGVDCPPKTGDSWRVNFSRVEWEFERYKDGYLRKEGVPCDNWVWSPQGVINMHVPEMWGHVVFSDTVVGTAEM